The DNA window CACGTCTCGGCGTGATGGGCCTGGTTCTGCTGTCCATGGTGCTCATGGTCTGCACGAACGCCGGCTCCGCCGCGGGCGCCGCTCACGCCTCGGCGTCGGTCTCCCACTCCGGCTGGACGCCCGACGGCCTGGACGCCCGCCTGTCGAGCCTGCCTCCCGCGCAGCACGTCACCACCCGTGAGCTCCACGCGCTGTCGCCCTGGCCACGCGGTGACCGCGACGCCGAGGCGGAGGCGCACCTGGCGCTGCCGTCGGGGACGTGCGCCGAGCCGGCCGCGTTCAGGAACCCCCAGCAGCTCGGGCACTGTGCCGCGGGCTCGCGCAGCCCGCCTCGGAGCTGACCGCCTCCCGCCCCACGTTCCCCGTACCTTCCGGGCCGCCCGCCGTCGCGGGTCGTGGCCCTTCCCCGTGGTTTCCCTTCCGAGAAGGAGCCGATCTTCGTCATGGCCGGCGTTGGATCCCTTCACGACCTCATGCGGCACTACGACCAGCACCTGGAGCGGCTGGAGAGCCTGCGCGCGCTGCTGCACGACCAGCTCGCCGCCGCCAGGCGCCACCGGGACGCCCGGTCGGCGCGCCGGGCGGCCGCCATCGAGGCGGCGCTGGAGCGCATGGACCGCGGATGCTACGGCACCTGCCTGCGCTGCGGCGCGCTGATCCCGTTCGAACAGCTCATGCGGCGGCCTCAGCGCCGTCACTGCGACGGCTGCGCCGAGACCCCGCCCCGGGCGGCCTGACGGCCTGCCCGTCGACCGGCGTGCGGGACGATCCGGTGGCCGCCGCCGCCGCGCTCGTCCCGCCCGGCGGTCACGTGATCATCGACGGCGATGTCGTGATAGGTTCGGCGTCGCCGTGCATCGGCCACGACCTGAGGAGGTGAGACCGATCAACGCTGTGACAGATCGGGGCTCCCTCCCTCGCATGGCCTAGGGAGCGCCCGCAGCAGTCATCCCGAAAGGCATGAGCCGCTTTGCGCTTCACTTCCC is part of the Nonomuraea coxensis DSM 45129 genome and encodes:
- a CDS encoding TraR/DksA C4-type zinc finger protein; the encoded protein is MAGVGSLHDLMRHYDQHLERLESLRALLHDQLAAARRHRDARSARRAAAIEAALERMDRGCYGTCLRCGALIPFEQLMRRPQRRHCDGCAETPPRAA